One region of Arcobacter sp. CECT 8983 genomic DNA includes:
- a CDS encoding fumarate hydratase C-terminal domain-containing protein gives DAKVLAFEEMGMEAIYEFEVKDMPVTVAVDTEGTSIHTTGPAKWRAI, from the coding sequence GATGCAAAAGTATTAGCATTTGAAGAGATGGGAATGGAAGCTATCTATGAGTTTGAAGTAAAAGATATGCCTGTTACTGTTGCAGTTGATACAGAAGGTACTTCTATTCATACTACTGGCCCTGCTAAGTGGAGAGCTATTTAA